A genomic window from Streptomyces sp. NBC_01429 includes:
- a CDS encoding DMT family transporter, giving the protein MTAQNSATGSGSIAVGEASDSGRRDGGGTLLAGLGVLSFSLTFPSTVWGLESFGPWSLVAVRGVLAALLAGGFLLALRVPLPGRRHWGGLAVVGGGVVVGFPLLTTLALETSTTAHAAVVVGLLPLTTAAFGAVRTGRRPSRSFWVAALAGAAVVIAFAVQQSGGALSAGDLYLFGALLVCAAGYTEGGRLAREMPGWQVVGWALVGCLPLSVAGAAVALSFEPVRLTAHGVIGLVWVAAGSQFFGLYVWYRGMAAIGIAKASQLQLAQPVLTLVWSVLLLGEHLTPAAPLAAVAVLVCIVVTQRART; this is encoded by the coding sequence ATGACAGCACAGAATAGCGCTACCGGCTCCGGTTCGATAGCAGTCGGCGAGGCTTCCGACAGCGGTCGCCGGGACGGCGGCGGCACCCTGCTCGCCGGGCTCGGCGTCCTGTCCTTCTCGCTCACCTTCCCGTCCACCGTGTGGGGGCTGGAGAGCTTCGGCCCCTGGTCCCTCGTCGCCGTGCGCGGCGTGCTCGCCGCGCTGCTCGCCGGCGGTTTCCTGCTGGCGCTGCGCGTCCCGCTCCCCGGGCGCCGCCACTGGGGCGGCCTCGCGGTGGTCGGCGGCGGCGTCGTGGTGGGCTTCCCGCTGCTGACGACGCTGGCGCTGGAGACCTCGACCACCGCGCACGCGGCCGTCGTGGTCGGGCTGCTGCCGCTCACCACCGCCGCGTTCGGCGCGGTGCGCACGGGCCGGCGGCCCTCCCGGAGCTTCTGGGTCGCCGCGCTGGCCGGCGCGGCCGTGGTGATCGCCTTCGCGGTCCAGCAGAGCGGCGGCGCCCTGTCCGCCGGGGATCTGTATCTCTTCGGCGCGCTGCTGGTCTGCGCTGCGGGCTACACGGAGGGCGGCAGGCTGGCGCGGGAGATGCCCGGCTGGCAGGTGGTCGGCTGGGCGCTGGTCGGCTGTCTGCCGCTCTCGGTGGCGGGCGCGGCGGTGGCGCTGTCGTTCGAACCGGTGCGCCTGACGGCCCACGGGGTGATCGGGCTGGTCTGGGTGGCGGCCGGTTCGCAGTTCTTCGGACTGTACGTCTGGTACCGGGGCATGGCGGCGATCGGTATCGCCAAGGCCAGTCAGCTCCAGCTCGCCCAGCCGGTGCTGACCCTGGTCTGGTCGGTGCTCCTGCTGGGCGAACACCTCACGCCCGCCGCGCCGCTGGCCGCCGTGGCGGTGCTGGTCTGCATCGTGGTCACCCAGCGAGCCCGCACGTAG
- a CDS encoding aminotransferase-like domain-containing protein has translation MQERSSVSELANSLRAELNRYSPGGKLPSSRALVERFRVSPVTVSRALARLAAEGLVTTRPGAGAFRAPARPGTPPPGDTSWQEVTLSADASAEPVPRAVDASGVLVTLAEPAPGVIEFNGGYLHPSLQPEQAMGAALARAGRRPGAWGRPPVDGLPELRDWFARGIGETRTAAEVLITAGGQSALTTALRALAPPGAPLLVESPTYPGMLAIARAAGLRPVPVPVDAEGVRPELLAAAFRASGAKVFICQPLFQNPTGAVLSAARRPEVLRIAREAGAFVVEDDFVRRLVHEDAGPLPGPLAADDPHGVVVHVCSLTKATSPSLRVAALVARGPVLERLRAIHVVDTFFVPRPFQEAALELVGSAAWNRHLRSLSTELTNRRNTMTAALRTALPELALPHIPAGGYHLWLRLPDGTDEQAVVSAALRAGVAVAPGRPYFGAEPPAAHLRLSFAAVAGAGQITEGVRRLRTACDGTLGR, from the coding sequence ATGCAAGAGCGTAGCAGCGTGTCCGAACTGGCGAATTCCCTGCGGGCGGAGTTGAACCGCTACTCACCCGGTGGAAAGCTGCCGTCCAGCCGCGCTCTGGTCGAGCGCTTCCGGGTCTCGCCGGTGACCGTCTCCCGCGCCCTCGCCCGGCTCGCCGCCGAAGGACTGGTGACCACCCGCCCCGGCGCCGGGGCCTTCCGCGCCCCCGCCAGACCCGGGACGCCCCCGCCCGGCGACACCTCCTGGCAGGAGGTCACCCTCAGCGCCGACGCCTCGGCCGAACCCGTACCGCGCGCCGTCGACGCCTCCGGGGTGCTCGTCACGCTCGCCGAGCCCGCGCCCGGCGTCATCGAGTTCAACGGCGGCTATCTGCACCCCTCGCTCCAGCCCGAGCAGGCGATGGGCGCCGCCCTGGCGCGGGCCGGCAGACGGCCGGGCGCCTGGGGCCGGCCGCCCGTCGACGGCCTGCCCGAGCTGCGCGACTGGTTCGCCCGGGGGATCGGCGAGACCCGCACCGCCGCCGAGGTACTGATCACGGCGGGCGGCCAGAGCGCGCTGACCACCGCGTTGCGGGCGCTCGCACCGCCCGGCGCGCCCCTCCTCGTCGAATCACCCACCTACCCGGGGATGCTGGCGATCGCCCGCGCCGCCGGGCTGCGCCCCGTACCGGTGCCGGTGGACGCCGAGGGGGTACGGCCCGAGCTGCTCGCCGCCGCGTTCCGCGCCTCCGGCGCCAAGGTCTTCATCTGCCAGCCGCTCTTCCAGAACCCCACCGGCGCCGTGCTCTCGGCGGCCCGCCGGCCCGAGGTGCTGCGGATCGCCCGGGAGGCCGGGGCGTTCGTCGTGGAGGACGACTTCGTACGGCGGCTGGTCCACGAGGACGCGGGCCCGCTGCCCGGACCGCTGGCCGCCGACGACCCCCACGGCGTCGTCGTGCACGTCTGCTCGCTCACCAAGGCGACCTCCCCGAGCCTGCGGGTCGCCGCGCTGGTCGCGCGCGGCCCGGTCCTGGAGCGGCTGCGCGCCATCCATGTGGTCGACACCTTCTTCGTACCGCGCCCGTTCCAGGAAGCCGCGCTCGAACTGGTGGGATCCGCCGCCTGGAACCGCCATCTGCGCTCCCTCTCCACCGAGCTGACGAACCGCAGGAACACCATGACCGCCGCGCTGCGCACCGCGCTGCCCGAACTCGCGCTCCCGCACATCCCGGCCGGCGGCTACCACCTCTGGCTGCGCCTGCCGGACGGCACCGACGAACAGGCCGTCGTCTCCGCCGCCCTGCGCGCGGGCGTCGCGGTCGCGCCGGGCCGGCCGTACTTCGGCGCTGAGCCGCCCGCCGCCCATCTGCGGCTGAGCTTCGCCGCGGTGGCGGGAGCCGGGCAGATCACCGAGGGCGTACGGCGGCTGCGGACGGCCTGCGACGGGACGCTCGGCCGCTGA
- a CDS encoding DUF4832 domain-containing protein, with translation MKRQNPGRLVLKGLTLMGLVGTLLAGASPASARLAGTAGESGTSAASVTYTQTTENFANPERGLYRHQGDCDKSDFSAATLQGYRVNDSVSLVMCVFYLADFKNSAISRTALDRLQRQFDTVRAAGLKTIVRFAYTDSTDGADATKDRVLSHLDQLAPYLSANSDVVYLVQAGFVGAWGEGYYTKNFGDAGNVTTADWANRKAVVDKTLGVLPSTRMVQLRTPKYKRTMYGTTALPASQAYNGSSAARLGHHNDCFLASADDYGTYENTAVEYPYLAAETNHLPMGGETCGTNAPRTSCPTALSELKMFHWSYLNTDYEPNVINGWRSGGCLPEITRSLGYRFALQSGTYPTTASRGGTLPVSITVKNDGFAAPFNPRGLELVLRNTATSQVYRLALTGDPRTWLAGSTTTIDRSVTLPSTLPAGSYSLLLNLPDPAVPQNPLYSIRLANASTWEAATGYNNLLQTVTVS, from the coding sequence ATGAAGAGACAGAACCCCGGCCGACTCGTCCTCAAGGGCCTCACCCTGATGGGCCTGGTGGGCACGCTGCTCGCCGGCGCCTCCCCCGCCTCCGCCCGGCTCGCCGGGACTGCGGGCGAGAGCGGGACGAGCGCCGCCTCGGTGACGTACACCCAGACCACCGAGAACTTCGCCAACCCCGAGCGCGGCCTCTACCGCCACCAGGGCGACTGCGACAAGAGCGACTTCAGCGCCGCCACCCTCCAGGGCTACCGGGTCAACGACTCGGTCTCGCTGGTGATGTGCGTCTTCTATCTCGCCGACTTCAAGAACAGCGCGATCAGCCGGACGGCGCTCGACCGGCTCCAGCGCCAGTTCGACACCGTGCGCGCCGCCGGACTCAAGACCATCGTCCGGTTCGCCTACACCGACTCCACCGACGGCGCCGACGCCACCAAGGACCGGGTCCTCTCCCACCTGGACCAGCTCGCGCCCTATCTGAGCGCCAACAGCGATGTCGTCTACCTCGTCCAGGCCGGGTTCGTCGGCGCCTGGGGCGAGGGGTACTACACCAAGAACTTCGGCGACGCGGGCAATGTCACCACCGCCGACTGGGCCAACCGCAAGGCCGTCGTCGACAAGACCCTCGGGGTGCTGCCCTCGACGCGGATGGTGCAGCTGCGCACGCCCAAGTACAAGCGCACCATGTACGGGACCACCGCGCTGCCCGCCTCCCAGGCGTACAACGGCTCGTCGGCCGCCCGGCTCGGCCACCACAACGACTGCTTCCTCGCCAGCGCCGACGACTACGGGACGTACGAGAACACCGCCGTCGAATACCCCTATCTGGCCGCCGAGACGAACCACCTGCCGATGGGCGGCGAGACCTGCGGCACCAACGCGCCCCGGACGAGCTGTCCCACCGCGCTGTCCGAGCTGAAGATGTTCCACTGGTCCTACCTCAACACCGACTACGAGCCGAACGTCATCAACGGCTGGCGCAGCGGCGGCTGTCTGCCCGAGATCACCCGTAGCCTCGGCTACCGCTTCGCCCTCCAGAGCGGTACGTACCCGACCACCGCGAGCCGGGGCGGCACCCTGCCGGTGAGCATCACCGTCAAGAACGACGGATTCGCGGCGCCGTTCAACCCGCGCGGCCTCGAACTGGTCCTGCGCAACACCGCCACCTCCCAGGTGTACCGGCTCGCGCTGACCGGCGACCCGCGCACCTGGCTCGCGGGCAGCACCACGACGATCGACCGGAGCGTGACCCTGCCCAGCACCCTGCCGGCGGGCAGCTACAGCCTGCTGCTCAACCTGCCCGACCCGGCGGTGCCGCAGAATCCGCTGTACTCGATCCGGCTCGCCAACGCCTCCACCTGGGAGGCGGCCACCGGCTACAACAACCTGCTCCAGACGGTCACCGTGAGCTGA
- a CDS encoding carbohydrate ABC transporter permease has translation MAESRPRARTRSHIGVHAVLIPASLVMIAPFVWQLITSLQTLSAATRVPPSLLPAGHWENYGKVFELLPFGDQFLNTVLMAAGRTAGQILFCPLAAYAFARLRFPGRQTLFGLFLCVLMVPPQLFIIPQYQIMSSLGWLNSLQALIVPGMFSAFGVFLLRQFFLGLPPELEEAARLDGAGPWRIYWSIMLPLARPGVIALSVLALLWSWNDLFWPLVVNTDPEKMTLSAGLATLQGQFQTDYPVLMAGSLLASLPVIAVFVFLQRQFIQGIAHTGVKG, from the coding sequence ATGGCTGAGTCCCGGCCGCGGGCACGGACCAGGTCCCACATCGGGGTGCACGCCGTGCTGATCCCCGCCTCGCTGGTGATGATCGCGCCCTTCGTCTGGCAGCTCATCACCTCGCTCCAGACGCTCTCCGCCGCCACCCGGGTCCCGCCGTCGCTGCTGCCCGCCGGCCACTGGGAGAACTACGGCAAGGTCTTCGAACTGCTGCCGTTCGGCGACCAGTTCCTCAACACCGTACTGATGGCGGCCGGTCGTACGGCCGGGCAGATCCTGTTCTGCCCGCTGGCCGCCTACGCCTTCGCCCGGCTGCGCTTCCCCGGGCGGCAGACGCTGTTCGGGCTGTTCCTGTGCGTGCTGATGGTGCCACCGCAGCTGTTCATCATCCCGCAGTACCAGATCATGTCGTCCCTGGGCTGGCTCAACTCCCTCCAGGCGCTGATCGTTCCGGGCATGTTCAGCGCCTTCGGAGTCTTCCTGCTGCGGCAGTTCTTCCTCGGACTGCCGCCCGAGCTGGAGGAGGCGGCCCGCCTCGACGGCGCGGGGCCGTGGCGGATCTACTGGTCGATCATGCTGCCCCTGGCCCGTCCCGGGGTGATCGCGCTCTCCGTGCTCGCCCTGCTCTGGTCCTGGAACGATCTTTTCTGGCCACTGGTGGTCAACACCGATCCGGAAAAGATGACACTCTCCGCGGGGCTGGCGACGCTCCAGGGGCAGTTCCAGACCGACTATCCGGTGCTGATGGCGGGCTCCCTGCTGGCCTCGCTGCCCGTGATCGCCGTCTTCGTCTTCCTCCAGCGCCAGTTCATCCAGGGGATCGCGCACACCGGCGTCAAGGGCTGA
- a CDS encoding carbohydrate ABC transporter permease, which produces MTFRSSRESTTGGGPGPGPDPAPAPAPGSAPAPAPAAVPRPASGRTLLGRALPRRDRVAEALWGYAFIAPVGLGLAVFYLWPVVQTGYFSLTEWGAFGGHTWTGLDNYRRLLSDPQVGTSLLNTVTYTVLGLLAIPLAIVFAALLNREGLRGVGVYRTLFFLPVVTMPVAVAMVWRWLYNGDYGLINHVLSLVGIDGPNWIADPDTAMYALVLVGIWSSVGYNLIIFLAGMQAIPQEYYDAAAIDGAGPVRQFLRITVPLLSPTAFFVSVISVIGSLQLFDLVYVLAGSGQSARANPAFPRLQTVVQLFYDRAFVTNDRGYAAAIVMLLLAVIIALTALQFRLQKRWVHYG; this is translated from the coding sequence ATGACGTTTCGCTCCAGCCGTGAGTCCACGACCGGCGGCGGCCCCGGTCCCGGTCCCGATCCCGCACCAGCACCAGCACCCGGGTCCGCCCCGGCCCCGGCGCCCGCCGCGGTACCCCGGCCGGCCTCCGGGAGAACCCTTCTCGGCCGGGCCCTGCCGCGCCGGGACCGCGTGGCGGAGGCCCTGTGGGGGTACGCGTTCATCGCGCCCGTCGGCCTCGGTCTGGCCGTCTTCTACCTCTGGCCCGTCGTCCAGACCGGCTACTTCTCGCTCACCGAGTGGGGCGCCTTCGGCGGCCACACCTGGACGGGCCTCGACAACTACCGCCGCCTCCTGAGCGACCCGCAGGTCGGCACCTCCCTGCTCAACACCGTGACGTACACGGTGCTGGGGCTGCTGGCCATCCCCCTCGCGATCGTCTTCGCCGCGCTGCTCAACCGGGAGGGGCTGCGCGGGGTGGGCGTCTACCGGACGCTGTTCTTCCTGCCCGTCGTCACCATGCCGGTGGCCGTCGCCATGGTCTGGCGCTGGCTGTACAACGGCGACTACGGGCTGATCAACCACGTACTGTCGCTGGTCGGCATCGACGGCCCCAACTGGATCGCGGACCCGGACACGGCGATGTACGCGCTGGTCCTGGTGGGGATCTGGAGCAGCGTCGGCTACAACCTGATCATCTTCCTGGCGGGGATGCAGGCGATCCCCCAGGAGTACTACGACGCCGCGGCCATCGACGGGGCGGGTCCGGTGCGGCAGTTCCTGAGGATCACCGTGCCGCTGCTCTCCCCCACCGCGTTCTTCGTGTCGGTCATCTCGGTGATCGGCTCGCTGCAACTCTTCGACCTGGTCTACGTGCTGGCCGGCTCGGGGCAGAGCGCGCGCGCGAACCCCGCTTTCCCCCGGCTCCAGACGGTCGTCCAGCTCTTCTACGACCGGGCCTTCGTGACCAACGACCGCGGCTACGCGGCGGCGATCGTGATGCTGCTGCTGGCCGTCATCATCGCCCTGACCGCCCTCCAGTTCCGGCTCCAGAAGAGGTGGGTGCACTATGGCTGA
- a CDS encoding ABC transporter substrate-binding protein, with translation MGKLARVGAALLGVVLSVSGCSGGDPAGSDGDGKAVLSYAIWDKNQKPVMEKLAKEFTRTHPDVTVKVGLTAWSEYWAKLKTAATGGAAPDVFWMNGPNFQLYASNGVIRPLDEKSAEGDIDLSVYPEQLVDLYTYDGKRYGLPKDMDTVGVWYNKALFDAKGVAHPADDWTWSDFKKAAARLTDPAKGVHGAAAQLTSFQEYQYNTIAQAGGYVISPDGKKSGYDDPKTIEGLRFWTDLIEKKQSPDLRTMTDTAPLQLFEAGRIAMYWGGSWNAGEFSTNEYTKDKVDVAPLPRGEKRATVIHGVANVVSARTAHPREAEEFVRFLGSKEAAVALGKAGPLPAYTGTQDGWVNAHPQFALRTLLDSVDYAVPYPVSKNTAAWNEAELTHLTKAWTGEQTVAEASTALAGAMNDLLAKE, from the coding sequence ATGGGGAAGCTGGCGCGTGTCGGTGCGGCTCTGCTGGGGGTGGTGCTGTCGGTCTCCGGGTGTTCGGGCGGAGACCCGGCGGGGAGCGACGGCGACGGGAAGGCCGTGCTGTCGTACGCGATCTGGGACAAGAACCAGAAGCCCGTGATGGAGAAGCTGGCCAAGGAGTTCACCAGGACCCACCCGGACGTGACGGTCAAGGTGGGGCTCACCGCGTGGAGCGAGTACTGGGCCAAGCTGAAGACGGCCGCCACCGGCGGTGCGGCCCCCGACGTCTTCTGGATGAACGGCCCCAACTTCCAGCTCTACGCGTCCAACGGGGTGATCAGACCGCTGGACGAGAAGTCGGCCGAGGGGGACATCGACCTGTCCGTCTACCCCGAGCAGCTGGTCGATCTGTACACCTACGACGGCAAGCGCTACGGCCTGCCCAAGGACATGGACACGGTCGGGGTCTGGTACAACAAGGCGCTCTTCGACGCCAAGGGCGTCGCGCACCCGGCGGACGACTGGACCTGGAGCGACTTCAAGAAGGCGGCGGCCCGGCTCACCGATCCCGCGAAGGGGGTGCACGGCGCCGCGGCGCAGCTGACCAGCTTCCAGGAGTACCAGTACAACACCATCGCCCAGGCGGGCGGTTACGTCATATCCCCCGACGGCAAGAAGTCCGGGTACGACGATCCGAAGACCATCGAGGGCCTGCGCTTCTGGACGGATCTGATCGAGAAGAAGCAGTCGCCCGACCTCAGGACCATGACCGACACGGCCCCGCTCCAGCTGTTCGAGGCGGGCAGGATCGCCATGTACTGGGGCGGTTCGTGGAACGCGGGCGAGTTCTCCACGAACGAGTACACCAAGGACAAGGTGGATGTGGCGCCGCTCCCCCGGGGCGAGAAACGGGCCACCGTCATCCACGGGGTGGCCAATGTCGTCTCGGCCAGGACCGCCCACCCGCGCGAGGCCGAGGAGTTCGTCCGGTTCCTCGGCTCGAAGGAGGCCGCCGTCGCCCTCGGGAAGGCCGGTCCGCTGCCCGCCTACACGGGCACCCAGGACGGCTGGGTGAACGCGCATCCCCAGTTCGCGCTGCGCACCCTGCTGGACTCGGTCGACTACGCGGTGCCCTACCCCGTCTCGAAGAACACGGCCGCCTGGAACGAGGCGGAGCTGACCCATCTCACCAAGGCGTGGACCGGCGAGCAGACCGTCGCTGAGGCATCCACCGCTCTGGCCGGGGCGATGAACGACCTGCTCGCCAAGGAGTGA
- a CDS encoding ROK family transcriptional regulator: protein MTENPAGGDLSRLRRLNALAAIGVLRGEPALTLTEIARRTGLSRASTEDVVRELLERGWVVEVAPAPGTVGRPARRYRFRADAGRVLGVDIGGHKVLALVADLDGEVQHSARVAVTPSMGRTERLAAVDRAVQEALTGSGTPASAVWVTGVATTGLVDGTGRVMLSEALPEWTGLDVAAHVGGLVAGAILVENDGKLAALAESWRGVARHAKDVVFLLAGLRTGTGLIIDGKLHRGFGNAAGEIGALPAAGWERAPGHLRSWPGGRPADDPHAAPEDVFRAAREGDQKALTAVRRYVRELAVGASALVLTLDPELVVFGGGFSRSADLIVEPLRRELDRWCIRTPEVRISAFGDEGVALGALRLALDHVDRGLYEPGEIAAPESFLTAPRQGRRRSAL, encoded by the coding sequence ATGACCGAAAATCCGGCCGGCGGGGATCTCTCCCGGCTCCGCCGGCTCAACGCGCTGGCCGCGATCGGGGTGCTGCGCGGCGAACCGGCACTGACCCTGACCGAGATCGCCCGGCGCACGGGCCTGTCGCGGGCCTCCACCGAGGACGTCGTACGGGAACTGCTGGAGCGCGGCTGGGTGGTGGAGGTGGCTCCGGCGCCCGGCACCGTGGGCCGCCCCGCCCGCCGCTACCGCTTCCGGGCCGACGCCGGCCGGGTGCTCGGGGTCGACATCGGCGGCCACAAGGTGCTGGCCCTGGTGGCGGATCTGGACGGCGAGGTGCAGCACAGCGCCCGGGTCGCCGTCACCCCGTCGATGGGGCGCACCGAGCGGCTGGCCGCCGTGGACCGGGCCGTACAGGAGGCGCTGACCGGCTCCGGCACCCCCGCCTCGGCCGTGTGGGTGACCGGGGTGGCCACCACCGGGCTGGTCGACGGTACGGGCCGGGTGATGCTGTCCGAGGCGCTGCCCGAGTGGACCGGTCTCGATGTGGCCGCCCATGTCGGGGGGCTGGTGGCGGGCGCGATCCTGGTGGAGAACGACGGCAAGCTGGCGGCGCTGGCGGAGTCCTGGCGCGGGGTCGCCCGGCACGCCAAGGACGTGGTGTTCCTGCTGGCCGGGCTGCGTACGGGCACCGGCCTGATCATCGACGGCAAGCTCCACCGGGGCTTCGGGAACGCCGCCGGTGAGATCGGGGCGCTGCCCGCCGCCGGCTGGGAGCGCGCGCCGGGCCATCTGCGGTCCTGGCCCGGCGGCCGGCCGGCCGACGATCCGCACGCGGCGCCGGAGGACGTGTTCCGAGCGGCCCGCGAGGGGGATCAGAAGGCCCTGACGGCGGTACGGCGCTACGTGCGCGAGCTGGCCGTAGGCGCCTCGGCCCTGGTGCTCACCCTCGATCCCGAACTGGTCGTGTTCGGGGGCGGGTTCTCCCGGTCCGCCGATCTCATCGTGGAGCCGCTGCGGCGCGAGCTGGACCGCTGGTGCATCCGTACCCCCGAGGTCAGGATCTCCGCCTTCGGTGACGAGGGCGTGGCCCTGGGCGCGCTGCGGCTGGCGCTGGACCATGTCGACCGAGGTCTGTACGAACCCGGTGAAATCGCCGCACCGGAGAGCTTCCTGACGGCGCCTCGCCAGGGGCGGCGCCGCTCGGCCCTGTGA
- a CDS encoding Gfo/Idh/MocA family protein: MSSVTLALVGAGLRGQSYARHAVASGLGRVVAVAEPDPFRREAAAAEFGIPPEHVYPGWAELSRSPRLADAAIIATQDQLHTGPAVRLADLGYHIMLEKPMATGEPEALAISEAAERNGIMLAVCHVLRYTPYTLALRRLLESGTIGRLVSVQHLEPVGWWHHAHSFVRGNWRRQDTSAPMLLTKACHDIDWLIHLFGQLPDQVASFGGLTHFRPEDRPEGAANRCLDCPLEPTCPYSAKRLYLDCLGDPEAEFWPLSAVTEEHTEEAVLDALRTGPYGRCVYASDNDVVDHQVVNMSFPSGATCSFTMSAFTPMEHRRTRLMGTHGFVDGDGHTLRIVDFRTGEDRTVDAVEASEMSGPSAADGHGGGDEALTEAFLTAVATGDGSVLLSDAAQSLATHRVVWAAERARVTNTVVRLDAAEQPAPV, translated from the coding sequence ATGTCTTCGGTGACTCTAGCCCTGGTCGGCGCCGGCCTGCGCGGGCAGTCCTACGCGCGTCACGCGGTGGCGTCGGGCCTGGGACGGGTCGTCGCTGTGGCCGAACCGGATCCGTTCCGCCGGGAGGCCGCCGCCGCTGAATTCGGTATCCCCCCGGAGCACGTGTACCCGGGCTGGGCGGAGCTGTCGCGGTCGCCGCGCCTCGCCGACGCGGCGATCATCGCCACCCAGGACCAGCTGCACACCGGCCCCGCCGTACGCCTGGCCGACCTCGGCTACCACATCATGCTGGAGAAACCGATGGCCACCGGCGAGCCGGAGGCGCTCGCCATCAGCGAGGCGGCCGAGCGCAACGGGATCATGCTGGCCGTCTGCCATGTGCTGCGCTACACCCCGTACACCCTGGCCCTGCGCCGGCTGCTGGAGAGCGGGACCATCGGCCGCCTCGTCAGCGTCCAGCACCTGGAGCCGGTCGGCTGGTGGCACCACGCCCACTCCTTCGTACGGGGGAACTGGCGGCGCCAGGACACCTCGGCGCCCATGCTGCTGACCAAGGCGTGCCACGACATCGACTGGCTGATCCACCTCTTCGGCCAACTCCCCGACCAGGTGGCCTCGTTCGGCGGTCTGACCCATTTCCGCCCCGAGGACCGCCCCGAGGGCGCCGCGAACCGCTGCCTGGACTGCCCGCTGGAACCGACCTGCCCCTACTCGGCGAAGCGGCTCTACCTCGACTGCCTCGGCGACCCGGAAGCGGAGTTCTGGCCCCTGTCGGCGGTCACCGAGGAACACACCGAGGAAGCCGTGCTCGACGCGCTGCGCACCGGGCCCTACGGCCGGTGCGTCTACGCGAGCGACAACGACGTGGTCGACCACCAGGTGGTCAACATGTCGTTCCCCTCCGGCGCTACCTGCTCCTTCACCATGAGCGCCTTCACCCCGATGGAACACCGGCGCACCCGGCTGATGGGCACGCACGGATTCGTCGACGGGGACGGACACACCCTGCGGATCGTCGACTTCCGCACCGGCGAGGACCGCACCGTGGACGCGGTGGAGGCGTCGGAGATGTCGGGACCGTCCGCGGCGGACGGCCACGGCGGCGGTGACGAGGCGCTGACCGAGGCGTTCCTGACCGCCGTCGCCACCGGCGACGGCTCGGTCCTGCTCTCCGACGCGGCGCAGAGCCTCGCCACCCACCGGGTGGTGTGGGCCGCCGAGCGGGCCAGGGTCACCAACACCGTGGTCCGGCTGGACGCGGCGGAGCAGCCGGCGCCGGTCTGA